Proteins encoded within one genomic window of Rossellomorea vietnamensis:
- a CDS encoding DedA family protein — MDFLLQLVDQFGYIAMFLFSWVVFVGLPVPNELAAALAGYLSEWRHFNPYTSFFFMYSGLVSYGIFAFMNGRYFGTKLTSRMRNGNRSKKLIENGEAWLNKFGPLAISFSYFIPGIRLVMPYIAGTTRGITFMKYLLYALPSAFVWGIVYFQIGRYFPKSFQVLLEEISLKAGIIFVILFVTLIIYGLFLTMKKSNSTAKWKKVRYRK, encoded by the coding sequence ATGGACTTTTTACTTCAATTGGTTGATCAATTTGGTTATATTGCCATGTTCCTATTCAGTTGGGTCGTTTTTGTAGGTTTACCGGTACCAAACGAACTGGCTGCCGCATTAGCCGGGTATCTTTCTGAATGGAGACATTTTAATCCGTACACCTCTTTTTTCTTTATGTATAGTGGATTAGTCTCTTATGGAATTTTTGCCTTCATGAATGGACGATATTTTGGCACTAAGCTAACATCCCGGATGAGGAATGGGAACAGATCCAAAAAGCTCATTGAAAACGGAGAAGCCTGGCTGAACAAATTTGGTCCATTGGCCATTTCATTCAGCTATTTTATACCCGGTATCAGGTTAGTCATGCCATATATTGCAGGGACAACAAGAGGGATCACCTTCATGAAGTATCTTCTTTATGCCCTTCCATCAGCTTTCGTATGGGGAATCGTCTATTTTCAGATTGGACGGTACTTCCCTAAGAGCTTTCAGGTGCTGTTAGAGGAAATAAGCCTAAAAGCAGGGATCATTTTTGTCATTCTTTTTGTTACACTGATTATTTACGGACTCTTCCTCACTATGAAAAAAAGCAACAGTACAGCAAAGTGGAAAAAAGTAAGGTATCGGAAATAA
- a CDS encoding DUF6501 family protein, with the protein MIHKTWTENHSNKKIKCVHTDAKKYTVANVLTVGKEYEVKNESEEYYFVIDESGKMGGFYKEYFEEV; encoded by the coding sequence ATGATCCATAAAACTTGGACGGAGAATCATTCAAATAAAAAAATAAAGTGTGTACATACGGACGCAAAGAAATACACAGTTGCGAATGTCCTTACAGTTGGAAAAGAATATGAAGTGAAAAACGAATCAGAAGAATACTACTTCGTCATAGATGAAAGTGGCAAAATGGGAGGATTCTACAAAGAATACTTCGAAGAGGTCTAA
- a CDS encoding GNAT family N-acetyltransferase: MKKSFSKRVVTLQDMSSLKELFMNYELKAFGERQTSEEEIQEMVGSIPETDRIGLWHNGELAALSILTEKDHRLPSLILANPNEHMDHYIKEMVKELLSSARTRKMMKGENKTIILSANLEVEKKTLEQCGFTATRFWFQMKKDLEDLTNTSIPSSYQITSFNPDTEAHCLHELFEEVFSDHFDYHPTELEEFKKRFLRPTFDPTLWYLLKEGDNLIGFILCTVNEETRMGEVSHLGIQRSLRRRGLAHHLLHYAFHQLKERGMKTAALSVDSDSYTDATIVYQKAGMYVYRGFTRYDLNI, encoded by the coding sequence ATGAAGAAATCTTTTAGTAAACGGGTGGTTACTCTACAGGACATGTCATCACTGAAAGAATTATTTATGAACTATGAACTGAAGGCATTTGGAGAAAGGCAAACGAGCGAAGAAGAAATACAAGAGATGGTGGGATCGATTCCGGAAACGGATCGCATAGGTCTTTGGCATAATGGGGAATTGGCTGCCCTCTCCATTTTGACTGAAAAAGATCATCGCCTCCCCTCTTTAATTCTTGCTAACCCAAATGAACATATGGATCACTATATAAAAGAGATGGTAAAAGAATTACTATCATCCGCTAGAACCCGGAAAATGATGAAAGGTGAAAACAAAACGATCATCTTATCCGCAAATCTTGAAGTAGAGAAAAAGACTCTCGAACAATGTGGGTTTACGGCAACCCGCTTCTGGTTTCAGATGAAAAAGGATCTTGAAGATTTGACGAATACCTCCATTCCTTCTTCTTATCAGATAACAAGTTTCAATCCCGATACTGAAGCTCATTGTCTTCATGAACTGTTCGAAGAGGTTTTTTCGGACCATTTTGATTATCACCCGACTGAATTGGAAGAATTCAAGAAGCGTTTTCTTCGCCCTACTTTCGATCCTACTCTTTGGTACCTATTGAAAGAAGGTGACAATCTCATAGGATTTATACTTTGTACTGTCAATGAAGAGACCAGGATGGGGGAAGTTTCTCATCTGGGAATTCAGAGAAGCTTGCGTCGCAGGGGACTTGCCCATCATTTACTTCATTACGCATTTCACCAGCTGAAAGAACGCGGGATGAAAACAGCAGCCCTATCCGTAGACAGCGACAGCTACACCGATGCCACAATTGTCTATCAAAAAGCCGGTATGTATGTCTATAGGGGATTCACCCGATATGATCTGAACATATAA
- a CDS encoding ATP-binding protein translates to MNLERRLPESVTRIIHERKQAFAGTENHSLIGEGGYTASEDYIIEDSIISLSLGKNLLLKGPTGSGKTKLSDTLSSIFSQPMHSINCSVDLDAEALLGYKTISERDGKNTIDFIEGPVIQAMKNGHLLYIDEINMAKPETLPILNGVLDYRRSITNPFTGEVVKAAPSFGVVAAINEGYVGTVPLNEALKNRFVVIDVPYIEGETLKSVIESQSKLADDKLISQFVNLSSDLLIQVKNGQISEEAASIRALLDACDLALYLPAKRAIQRGIVDKLEDEREKAAIMNIAETLFE, encoded by the coding sequence ATGAATTTAGAAAGACGACTACCGGAATCGGTCACTCGTATAATACATGAAAGAAAACAAGCATTTGCTGGTACTGAGAACCACTCATTGATCGGCGAAGGGGGATATACGGCAAGTGAAGATTATATCATCGAGGACAGCATCATCTCACTTTCCCTGGGGAAAAATCTTCTCCTTAAAGGACCTACGGGGTCTGGGAAAACAAAGCTGTCTGACACATTATCATCGATATTCTCTCAGCCGATGCACAGTATCAACTGCTCTGTTGATCTCGATGCAGAAGCATTATTAGGATATAAAACGATCAGCGAAAGGGATGGGAAAAATACCATCGATTTCATTGAAGGGCCTGTGATCCAAGCAATGAAAAATGGTCACCTGCTCTATATCGACGAAATCAATATGGCCAAACCTGAAACATTGCCGATTTTAAACGGTGTGTTGGACTATAGAAGAAGTATTACGAATCCATTTACAGGTGAAGTCGTGAAAGCTGCTCCCTCATTTGGTGTTGTAGCCGCTATCAATGAAGGGTATGTAGGTACGGTTCCGTTAAATGAGGCACTGAAAAATCGCTTTGTTGTCATAGACGTACCTTATATTGAAGGAGAAACGCTGAAGAGTGTCATTGAAAGTCAGAGTAAGCTTGCGGATGACAAACTCATCTCCCAATTTGTAAATTTGTCTTCGGATTTATTGATCCAGGTGAAAAATGGACAAATTTCAGAAGAAGCAGCATCGATCCGTGCTCTCCTTGATGCCTGTGACTTAGCTCTGTATCTCCCTGCCAAACGTGCGATACAGAGGGGAATTGTTGATAAGCTTGAAGATGAACGTGAGAAAGCGGCTATTATGAATATAGCAGAAACCTTATTTGAATGA
- a CDS encoding vWA domain-containing protein, producing the protein MHRFIQFNDENIDSFLVMEMADLTKTLSKNGDMNLKYGPFSYLDYKEETVYVSHFWDHRKRDDEVHGLKSDIYLRTIGNLHETVKEDVIKYIEKVKNTSVPRFAKQLFVIGEEIRLEEICKSKRPGTKKSFDTRRTLYRQHFEAQLKVNLTKSVFTDALFNSVYLLLHAQSPLEQPVKINEDIDLAMPFIHGQITRFYETRQTKDVVRVALEIVEVVDEIVQKDMLNEYFHLPEDVYEIEETSGETFEDLKRKDPLENQDVLEEESTGEEEILDEEFRTWHRETSDKGESFLQFDLDQGSQSDLMGEGVREGDDADQALAMVQGSMQETEREQYHDVKAEEQEREESGGGESEYGKDNRFAIPHFLTPSVPTSEEKLKYIQNKTMVAPFQKKLQKMIEKTLEHKRIQPRSDLHFGRLNNKLLRFITDDNPRLFYKKQNPSSEIDAVFSLLVDCSGSMYDKMDQTKLGITLFHESLKSVRVPHEVVGFWEDTNRASKTSQPNYLNPVLDFYTSLNPGSGSEIMQLQPEEDNRDGFAIRLMTERILMRNEKQKFLLVFSDGEPAAMEYEQNGIVDTHEAVLDARKKGIEVINVFLSNGEIDESQRKTIQNIYGNYSILVSDVEELPEVLFPLLRKLLYKSI; encoded by the coding sequence ATGCACCGATTTATTCAATTTAATGATGAAAATATTGATTCATTTTTAGTGATGGAAATGGCTGATCTTACAAAGACACTGTCTAAGAATGGGGATATGAACCTGAAATATGGTCCATTTTCTTATTTGGACTATAAAGAGGAAACGGTCTATGTCAGTCATTTCTGGGATCATCGAAAAAGAGATGATGAAGTCCATGGGTTGAAAAGTGATATCTACTTGAGGACTATCGGTAACCTCCATGAAACGGTGAAAGAAGATGTCATAAAATACATTGAAAAAGTAAAAAACACTTCTGTCCCACGATTTGCAAAGCAATTATTTGTCATCGGGGAAGAGATACGATTAGAGGAAATTTGTAAATCCAAACGCCCGGGCACCAAGAAATCATTTGACACGAGAAGAACATTATACCGTCAGCACTTTGAAGCCCAGCTTAAAGTGAATTTGACGAAAAGCGTGTTTACAGATGCTCTGTTCAATTCGGTTTACCTTCTTCTTCACGCTCAATCCCCGTTGGAACAACCGGTGAAGATCAATGAGGATATCGACCTGGCCATGCCGTTTATCCATGGCCAGATTACCCGGTTTTATGAGACCCGTCAGACGAAGGATGTCGTGAGGGTAGCTTTGGAGATTGTAGAGGTTGTGGATGAAATTGTTCAGAAAGATATGTTGAATGAATACTTCCATCTGCCTGAGGACGTCTATGAGATAGAAGAAACGTCCGGTGAAACATTTGAGGATTTAAAAAGGAAAGACCCTCTGGAGAATCAGGATGTACTGGAAGAAGAAAGTACAGGGGAAGAAGAAATCCTGGATGAAGAATTCCGTACATGGCACAGGGAAACAAGTGACAAAGGGGAATCATTCCTGCAGTTCGATCTGGATCAAGGTTCGCAATCCGACCTCATGGGAGAAGGTGTACGTGAAGGAGATGATGCTGATCAGGCTTTGGCAATGGTTCAAGGGTCTATGCAGGAGACAGAACGGGAGCAGTACCATGATGTGAAAGCCGAGGAGCAGGAGAGGGAAGAGTCAGGAGGGGGAGAAAGTGAGTATGGAAAGGACAATCGCTTCGCCATACCTCACTTTCTTACCCCGTCTGTTCCCACTTCTGAAGAAAAGCTAAAGTATATTCAGAACAAAACAATGGTAGCTCCGTTTCAAAAAAAGCTTCAGAAGATGATTGAGAAAACACTGGAACATAAGCGTATACAGCCGCGCAGCGATCTGCATTTCGGCAGATTGAATAACAAGTTATTACGGTTCATAACAGACGATAATCCAAGACTTTTTTACAAAAAGCAGAATCCTTCCTCAGAGATAGACGCAGTGTTTTCTCTATTGGTCGATTGTTCAGGCTCCATGTATGACAAAATGGATCAGACGAAGCTTGGTATCACGTTGTTTCATGAATCGTTAAAATCAGTCAGGGTCCCACATGAAGTCGTCGGATTCTGGGAAGATACGAATCGCGCGTCCAAGACAAGTCAGCCGAATTACTTAAATCCTGTGCTCGATTTCTATACTTCACTGAACCCGGGCAGTGGTTCTGAAATCATGCAGCTGCAGCCGGAAGAGGACAATCGGGATGGTTTTGCGATTCGTCTGATGACAGAAAGAATTCTGATGCGGAATGAAAAACAAAAATTCCTTCTTGTTTTTTCAGATGGTGAGCCTGCAGCCATGGAGTACGAACAAAATGGTATTGTCGATACACACGAGGCGGTTTTGGATGCAAGGAAAAAAGGAATCGAAGTCATCAACGTATTTTTATCAAACGGTGAAATCGATGAATCTCAAAGAAAAACCATCCAAAATATTTACGGGAATTACAGCATCCTTGTTTCAGATGTGGAAGAACTCCCGGAAGTATTATTTCCTTTACTCAGAAAGCTCCTATATAAGAGTATTTAA
- a CDS encoding cation:proton antiporter, producing MEELDMHHIFELGLILVMIAAGITAISKKFKQPYPIALVIVGALIGLFNIPVLEPLKAFITEGEVFNFVIITLFLPALLGEAALKLPYSHLKANKEPIIALAFGGTLISFLIVGFSAYYFFDFSIQAAFVFGALMSATDPVSVLSIFKSVGVKKRLAVVIEGESLFNDGLAVVLFNISAFYLVSYIDAGWAGLGSGLWEFIRVVSLGLIIGGSLGYAFSILTKYYDDYPLEIIFSVILFYGSFLLAESVHASGVIAVVIAALIFGNFGGKIGMSPTTKLNINSFWDVAALLANSLVFLMVGLEITRIDLLEKWPYIFAAILIVLVARSIAVYTSLSLIGNFPHMWKHILNWGGLKGSLSIALVLSLPRDFPGREDVLILGFSVVLFSLVVQGLTIKPLINVLGIKPKEEGNEEFEKLLSQLHRYEMAISEIHRVKQKLYITDPISKELIDTYEKRIDMLKAQLDDLFERNPVLKEKQLSTLRKHAMYAEYEAVAKLEKEEIISSAIAENEYDSITDSIVHNEEK from the coding sequence ATGGAAGAGCTGGATATGCATCATATTTTCGAACTCGGTCTTATATTAGTTATGATTGCAGCCGGTATAACGGCGATTTCCAAGAAATTCAAGCAGCCCTATCCGATTGCCCTCGTGATCGTTGGAGCGTTGATCGGGTTATTCAATATACCTGTATTGGAGCCGCTTAAGGCTTTCATTACAGAAGGTGAAGTCTTTAATTTCGTCATTATCACCCTGTTTTTACCAGCTCTTTTGGGAGAAGCTGCTTTGAAGCTTCCTTATTCCCATCTTAAGGCAAATAAAGAACCGATCATCGCTTTGGCATTCGGGGGAACGTTGATTTCATTTTTAATCGTCGGTTTTTCAGCGTATTATTTCTTTGATTTCTCTATTCAGGCAGCTTTTGTATTCGGAGCCCTGATGAGTGCAACGGATCCTGTCAGTGTATTAAGCATTTTCAAGAGTGTGGGCGTTAAGAAGAGATTGGCCGTTGTGATTGAAGGTGAAAGCTTATTCAATGATGGTTTAGCTGTTGTTTTATTCAATATTTCCGCCTTTTATCTTGTGTCATACATCGATGCTGGATGGGCGGGCCTTGGGAGCGGATTGTGGGAGTTCATCAGGGTGGTCTCATTGGGACTGATCATCGGTGGTTCCCTGGGGTATGCCTTTTCGATTTTAACGAAGTACTACGATGATTATCCACTTGAAATCATTTTTAGTGTCATCCTATTTTACGGTTCCTTCCTACTGGCGGAAAGTGTTCATGCTTCAGGGGTCATCGCCGTGGTGATTGCAGCCCTGATATTTGGTAATTTCGGCGGGAAGATCGGAATGAGTCCCACTACCAAGTTGAATATCAACAGTTTTTGGGATGTTGCAGCATTACTTGCGAATTCTTTGGTTTTCCTAATGGTCGGCCTTGAGATAACAAGGATCGACCTCCTCGAGAAGTGGCCATATATTTTCGCAGCCATACTTATCGTATTAGTGGCAAGGAGTATAGCCGTTTATACAAGCTTGTCCCTTATCGGGAACTTCCCGCATATGTGGAAGCACATATTGAATTGGGGAGGATTGAAAGGCTCTCTCTCGATTGCTCTCGTACTGAGTCTGCCACGGGACTTCCCAGGCAGGGAGGACGTGTTGATCCTTGGCTTTAGTGTTGTCTTATTCAGCCTGGTTGTCCAGGGACTTACCATCAAACCGTTAATCAATGTATTGGGCATTAAGCCGAAAGAGGAAGGAAATGAGGAATTCGAGAAATTACTTAGTCAGCTTCATCGTTATGAAATGGCGATATCAGAGATTCATCGTGTGAAACAAAAGCTCTATATCACCGACCCAATTTCGAAGGAGCTCATTGATACATACGAAAAAAGAATCGATATGCTGAAAGCACAATTGGATGACTTATTTGAACGCAACCCGGTATTAAAAGAAAAACAGCTCTCTACACTTAGAAAACACGCCATGTATGCAGAGTATGAGGCGGTTGCAAAGCTAGAAAAAGAAGAAATCATCAGTAGTGCCATTGCCGAGAATGAATATGACAGTATTACGGACAGCATCGTGCATAACGAGGAGAAATAA
- a CDS encoding aldehyde dehydrogenase: MENYQELINKQQTFFRTGITKDTNFRIEALTKLKDLIQTHEHDIINAVKKDLNKPEIEAKRAEIGLVLGEIDFTLKNLTGWASAEEVQTPDTHRGAKSFIYPEPYGSILVIAPWNYPFQLAVAPLVGAIAAGNTAVLKPSELTPNTSRLLAGMINDHFQEEYLHVVEGEVETSTALLQENFDYIFFTGSTGVGKIVAEAAAKHLTPVTLELGGKSPTIVHSDADIDEAATRIARGKFANAGQTCVAPDYVLVHRDVKNELLEKLKGAIHASYGDDIIHNQDFGHIVSTRHFDRLKSFLDNGSIVTGGDSDRDNLVIEPTILDSISWEDPIMQDEIFGPILPIIEYEDTSEVIDQIVKRPKPLALYLFSENESLQDEILANISFGGGAINDTINHMTSHYLPFGGVGASGMGAYHGKASFDTFSHFKSILKR, from the coding sequence ATGGAAAACTACCAAGAACTTATCAATAAACAGCAAACATTCTTTCGTACTGGTATTACAAAGGATACCAACTTCAGGATAGAAGCTTTGACTAAGTTAAAGGATCTTATCCAAACGCATGAACACGACATCATAAATGCTGTAAAGAAAGATTTGAATAAACCCGAAATAGAGGCTAAGCGGGCAGAAATCGGCCTTGTCCTTGGTGAGATTGACTTTACCTTAAAGAATCTTACTGGATGGGCATCAGCTGAGGAAGTTCAAACACCTGATACACATCGAGGGGCAAAGAGCTTCATTTATCCAGAGCCTTATGGATCGATCCTTGTCATCGCTCCATGGAACTATCCATTCCAACTTGCCGTGGCACCCCTGGTTGGAGCAATCGCTGCCGGCAATACCGCTGTCCTGAAACCATCGGAATTGACCCCGAACACTTCAAGACTGCTTGCAGGCATGATCAATGACCACTTCCAGGAAGAGTATCTCCATGTCGTCGAAGGAGAAGTCGAAACAAGCACTGCATTGCTCCAGGAAAATTTCGATTACATTTTCTTCACAGGAAGCACTGGTGTCGGGAAAATCGTGGCAGAAGCTGCAGCCAAGCATTTAACACCCGTCACACTGGAACTTGGTGGTAAAAGTCCGACGATTGTACATTCGGATGCGGATATTGATGAAGCCGCGACACGAATTGCAAGAGGGAAATTTGCTAATGCGGGTCAAACATGTGTCGCACCGGATTATGTTCTCGTCCACCGCGACGTAAAGAACGAGCTGTTGGAAAAACTGAAAGGAGCCATCCATGCCAGTTACGGGGACGATATCATTCATAACCAAGACTTTGGCCACATTGTTAGTACAAGGCATTTTGATCGCCTGAAAAGCTTTCTGGACAACGGGAGCATTGTTACCGGTGGGGATTCAGACCGTGATAATCTCGTCATTGAACCGACAATTCTTGATTCGATTTCATGGGAAGACCCGATCATGCAGGATGAAATTTTCGGACCGATCCTTCCGATCATTGAATATGAAGACACTTCTGAAGTAATTGATCAAATTGTGAAACGTCCGAAGCCGTTGGCACTTTATCTTTTCTCTGAAAATGAATCCCTTCAGGATGAAATATTGGCGAATATCTCATTTGGAGGCGGCGCGATCAATGATACAATCAACCACATGACATCTCACTATCTTCCTTTCGGTGGGGTTGGCGCCAGCGGAATGGGTGCTTATCATGGAAAAGCAAGTTTCGATACATTCTCACATTTCAAGAGCATCTTGAAACGATAG
- a CDS encoding toxic anion resistance protein: MMEQRNEQSELDLLLSNPFGEEMPAVNEQTKSPLLLDRLPKEQQEKAKQLAAQIDYKDYEAILKYGTAAQTQLSTFSHSMLDHVQKRDIGPIGDVLGDLMKKLEQMNPDELNTKQKGVFKKLFRKVSSSLQEVLSKYQKIGSQIDRISVRLEHSKKTLLDDNRLLETLYEKNKDYFQALNMYIAAAEIKREEIQHNLLPSLRKKAEETDDELIYQEVNDTMQFLDRLDKRIHDLKLSRQMTIQSAPQIRLIQNTNQALAEKIQASVLTAIPLWKNQIAIALTLLNQQKAVAAQKQVSRTTNELLLKNSEMLKTNSIETAKENERGIIDIDTLKKTQENLISTIEETLAIQAEGRQKRQQAEQEMVTMENDLKQKLIEIRK, from the coding sequence ATGATGGAACAACGAAATGAACAATCAGAACTGGATTTATTGCTTTCAAACCCGTTCGGGGAAGAAATGCCTGCGGTGAACGAACAAACCAAGTCTCCCCTTTTACTTGACCGATTGCCTAAAGAACAGCAGGAAAAAGCCAAACAATTAGCAGCACAAATCGACTACAAGGACTATGAAGCCATTCTAAAATATGGAACAGCGGCCCAGACCCAACTGTCGACATTCTCACATTCGATGTTGGATCATGTGCAAAAACGGGATATCGGACCGATCGGTGACGTGTTAGGCGATTTAATGAAAAAGCTTGAGCAAATGAATCCCGATGAGCTTAATACGAAACAGAAAGGCGTATTTAAAAAGCTCTTTCGGAAAGTTTCATCCTCTTTACAGGAGGTGCTTTCTAAATACCAAAAAATCGGATCTCAGATTGATCGGATTTCAGTCAGACTCGAGCATTCGAAAAAGACCCTGCTCGATGATAACCGATTATTGGAAACATTATATGAAAAAAATAAAGACTATTTTCAAGCCCTTAATATGTATATTGCGGCTGCTGAAATCAAACGGGAAGAAATCCAGCACAACCTCCTGCCCTCTTTGCGTAAGAAAGCAGAAGAAACCGATGATGAGCTGATTTATCAGGAAGTCAATGATACCATGCAGTTCCTTGATCGATTGGATAAACGAATCCATGATCTGAAGCTGAGCAGACAAATGACGATTCAGTCCGCCCCTCAAATCCGTTTGATACAAAATACAAATCAGGCATTGGCAGAAAAGATACAGGCTTCTGTCCTTACAGCGATTCCTCTTTGGAAGAATCAAATCGCCATCGCCCTGACCCTTCTGAATCAACAGAAGGCTGTAGCCGCTCAAAAGCAAGTATCACGCACGACTAACGAGCTGCTATTAAAGAATTCCGAGATGCTCAAAACAAACAGCATCGAGACCGCTAAAGAAAACGAACGGGGAATCATAGATATCGACACCCTCAAGAAAACCCAGGAAAACCTGATCTCCACCATTGAAGAAACCTTGGCCATCCAGGCGGAAGGCAGACAAAAGCGACAACAGGCTGAACAGGAAATGGTCACTATGGAAAATGATTTGAAACAAAAACTCATCGAAATCAGAAAGTAA
- a CDS encoding 5-bromo-4-chloroindolyl phosphate hydrolysis family protein yields MNTFLQFLLRTVISFSMGTSSFIAYLLLFDMGFPLTLLSGVGTGVLFYMIVKALQKKWWLNKNGLSGQEFRYINRNLKEAKEKVKRLQRQQLRVRSLGAFKQILEINRLSRRIYQLVRKEPKRFFSAESFFFYHLDSVVEITEKYTFLASQPGKNKETFLSLQQTRTTLDDLTGSLENDLQKVLADDMDHLQFELNFANQHLSHKKDLK; encoded by the coding sequence ATGAACACATTTCTGCAATTTTTATTAAGGACGGTCATTTCTTTCAGTATGGGGACCAGCAGTTTTATCGCTTACTTACTCCTCTTTGACATGGGATTCCCGCTTACACTCTTATCAGGTGTAGGTACCGGAGTACTCTTTTACATGATCGTTAAGGCTCTTCAAAAAAAATGGTGGTTGAATAAAAATGGTCTTTCCGGACAGGAGTTTCGATATATAAACAGAAATTTAAAGGAAGCGAAAGAAAAGGTAAAACGGCTGCAACGTCAGCAGTTAAGGGTAAGATCGCTTGGAGCTTTTAAGCAAATTCTTGAAATCAACCGATTAAGCCGAAGAATTTATCAACTTGTAAGAAAAGAACCCAAGAGATTTTTTTCAGCTGAGTCCTTCTTCTTCTACCATTTAGATTCTGTCGTGGAAATTACCGAGAAGTATACGTTCCTGGCTTCCCAGCCTGGTAAAAATAAAGAAACCTTCCTGTCTCTCCAGCAAACCCGTACGACACTGGACGATTTAACAGGTTCCTTGGAAAATGATTTACAGAAAGTCCTGGCAGATGACATGGATCACCTGCAATTTGAACTGAATTTCGCCAATCAGCATTTATCGCACAAAAAAGATCTCAAATAA
- a CDS encoding D-alanyl-D-alanine carboxypeptidase family protein: MKKVIVLILLCFITPSVSAQQSAVKKPEHIYSDSAILIDSKTGSILYSKNGTKRMNPASITKIATAIYAIQHSDLGDQVKISEKASRTEGSTVYLAPGETVSMEQLLQGLMVNSGNDAAVAIAEHTEGSVKKFVDQLNLFLKEEVGVSDTHFENPHGLYGKNHYTTAYDMAKITSYALQNEQFRELFDIDSVEWKAEGWNTTLYNHHKMVKGEIPYPEVTGGKNGFIDESRHTLVTSAKNDKLSIVVVTMKAQSKKAIYSDTRKLLDYGLNQFERNYIPKETVFQLNGTSYDLKKDIPFTQPVNGKIIQKLAASGKLTLYNQDHEEMLSTNLTPVEGTPVTHTEAVASSEHKGLFFGKEWSGQLLFYPLMIYLALLFIAGVSVFRPGSFTK; this comes from the coding sequence ATGAAAAAGGTTATTGTGCTGATCTTACTTTGCTTCATTACCCCAAGTGTGTCAGCTCAACAAAGTGCAGTAAAAAAACCAGAACATATTTATAGTGATTCGGCTATTTTAATAGATTCTAAAACCGGGAGTATCCTGTACTCTAAAAATGGTACGAAACGAATGAACCCTGCAAGTATTACAAAGATTGCCACAGCGATTTATGCGATTCAGCACAGCGATCTCGGTGACCAGGTGAAAATCAGTGAGAAGGCAAGCCGTACCGAGGGTTCCACTGTGTATTTAGCTCCCGGTGAAACAGTGAGTATGGAGCAGCTGCTTCAAGGGTTGATGGTGAACTCCGGGAATGATGCCGCCGTTGCCATCGCTGAACATACAGAAGGTTCTGTAAAAAAGTTTGTCGATCAATTGAATCTCTTTCTTAAGGAGGAAGTGGGGGTCAGTGATACTCATTTTGAAAATCCCCATGGACTTTATGGAAAAAATCATTATACAACCGCCTATGATATGGCTAAAATCACAAGCTACGCGTTACAGAATGAACAATTTAGAGAGTTATTTGATATAGACTCCGTGGAGTGGAAGGCTGAAGGCTGGAATACAACCCTTTATAATCATCATAAGATGGTGAAGGGGGAAATCCCCTATCCTGAAGTGACGGGTGGTAAGAATGGGTTTATAGACGAATCCCGTCACACCTTGGTGACCTCAGCGAAAAATGACAAACTTTCCATCGTGGTCGTCACGATGAAGGCACAGTCCAAAAAAGCCATTTATTCGGATACGAGGAAACTGCTTGACTATGGGTTGAATCAGTTTGAAAGGAATTATATCCCTAAGGAGACCGTCTTTCAATTGAACGGTACTTCTTATGATTTGAAAAAGGACATTCCATTTACCCAGCCTGTTAACGGGAAGATCATACAGAAGCTTGCCGCAAGTGGGAAGTTGACCCTTTATAACCAGGATCATGAAGAAATGTTGTCAACCAATTTGACACCGGTGGAGGGAACACCCGTAACGCACACCGAAGCAGTTGCTTCGAGTGAGCACAAGGGGCTGTTTTTCGGGAAGGAGTGGAGCGGTCAGCTTTTATTTTACCCGCTTATGATTTACCTGGCCCTTCTATTCATTGCAGGGGTATCCGTGTTTCGGCCAGGCTCTTTCACTAAGTAA